A single genomic interval of Helicoverpa zea isolate HzStark_Cry1AcR chromosome 19, ilHelZeax1.1, whole genome shotgun sequence harbors:
- the LOC124639640 gene encoding fatty acid synthase-like produces MTPTPNEGSPISTEPTAPASLDDSIVISGMSALMPGCHGLNEFTEKLYNMENLVSAPEPRWKCNHPEAEAPRHGLIPDIERFDAQFFMINYRLVNSTDTMYRKLCEQAYQAIIDAGVCPTELSGKRVGVFIATGVTETCRMLSTQRSRGSALLGGSTNMAANRISYWLNAKGPSYTLDASCSGSLVALEMACRAIQHGCCDAALVGGARLSLHPAYSIHYGRSVPISPDSKTKCYDTDANGQTISEAITAVFLQKYKDARRVYAEIYHVKSNYGLDDNGSGKLGHYRNPEKLCKFLREFYEEAGVSPSSVEYVEGFGAAVSEIDKAELQAIEEVFCKDRKDPLLVGSVSSNMGYSREPSGLCGVIKLLLAYQRGKLAANLHCENPRLDIPALQDGWMKIVTKHEPFDRTFTALNNFSVLGVNVHLLLKGHYKNKDVSRYHSKIPYLVTLSGRQETAVQKIMDSIKANELDPEEIALYHSMHKKGIQKHMARGYGIYETMDEKTVMHCEKAEYFDDARRPLWFMYSGMGSQWPGMGIELMRIPVFAAAIERCDKVLKPKGVDIVNIITSTDKSVLDNILNCFVGIAAIQIGLTDILHAVGLVADHIIGHSVGELGCAYADGCCTAEEMILMAYSRGLVSIETTFIRGAMAAVGLGYQQISKISPPEIDVACHNGPDSCTISGPEDAVHKFVSQLTEQGIFAKAVKCSNIAYHSRYISKAGTKLRKYLSEIVKPKLRSDRWLSTSVDRDRWHEAAAKYSSAEYHTNNLLRPVLFEETSRLIPNNAVLVEVAPHGLLQAILKRSLPRACRHVPLTRRAHPRPARLLLDALGTLYMAGYDLDVSALYPSIDFPVATQTRQLSHLVEWVHTEEWNVLLYEAIDQTYTAIYQPKLTVNEDDFKFLEGSIIEGKKIFPLAGALVFVWDTLTMITEMPLRETSIEFHNLTVHKQPLLNDTRMLRLVVMLQRGSGQFEVTHEGNPVVEGKIVAVKTNYRAPSIDIVDEMTLNSTDIYKLLYERGFEYSCGGLSIEKISFKDKPIHRQPIVMQTLNFVPFYQEASEDMLDTLLHLHPKVFLVTVGGNMLSEYISSSYVQVSAVGKESSRLSLLRKKSKPLSAVAVTVARPEDLQCLVVARANLQPHQKLIAFTSYPPPSDLKQIVKQWRSQQDRNQVFLAMVNDKYKVDLKQLPSFELPFNIFYENTWGGEYYTPSNNCSYDCAAALQCRQLGDINSLYWLQIPNARKQEADDIDIQVHIILN; encoded by the exons ATGACGCCGACTCCCAATGAAGGCAGTCCGATATCAACGGAGCCCACTGCGCCTGCGTCACTGGACGATAGTATCGTCATATCTGGCATGTCGGCGCTGATGCCTGGCTGCCATGGCCTCAACGAGTTCACTGAAAAGTTGTATAATATG GAAAACTTGGTGTCTGCCCCGGAGCCTCGTTGGAAGTGCAACCACCCGGAGGCGGAGGCGCCGCGTCATGGCCTCATCCCCGACATCGAGCGCTTCGACGCTCAGTTCTTCATGATCAACTACCGTCTCGTCAATTCCACTGACACCATGTACAGAAAGTTGTGTGAACAAGCCTATCAAGCAATCATAGACGCTG GAGTGTGTCCAACCGAACTATCGGGAAAACGCGTGGGAGTGTTTATTGCAACTGGTGTCACTGAGACTTGCCGAATGTTGAGCACTCAGCGCTCTCGTGGAAGTGCATTATTGGG CGGTAGTACAAATATGGCCGCGAACCGCATCTCGTACTGGCTGAACGCGAAGGGTCCGTCGTACACACTGGACGCGTCTTGCTCCGGCTCGCTCGTGGCGCTCGAGATGGCGTGCAGAGCCATCCAGCACGGGTGCTGCGACGCCGCGCTTGTCGGCGGGGCGAGGTTAAGCTTACACCCTGCCTACTCCATACATTACGGCAG ATCTGTACCAATCAGTCCCGATAGTAAGACAAAATGTTATGACACGGACGCTAACGGTCAGACTATATCGGAAGCAATCACTGCTGTCTTTCTGCAGAAATATAAGGATGCAAGAAG AGTTTATGCTGAAATATATCACGTTAAGTCCAACTACGGACTGGATGACAATGGCAGTGGAAAATTGGGACACTATAGGAATCCTGAAAAGCTATGCAAGTTCCTTCGTGAATTCTATGAAGAAGCTGGAGTGTCACCCTCTTCTGTAGAGTATGTTGAAGGATTTGGAGCAG CTGTATCGGAAATTGACAAAGCTGAACTGCAAGCAATAGAAGAGGTGTTCTGCAAAGATCGAAAGGATCCCTTGCTTGTTGGAAGCGTATCGTCCAATATGGGCTATTCTCGCGAGCCATCGGGACTGTGTGGTGTTATTAAG TTGTTACTTGCTTACCAAAGAGGAAAATTGGCAGCCAACTTGCACTGCGAAAACCCTAGGCTTGACATTCCGGCGCTCCAGGATGGCTGGATGAAAATAGTGACCAAACATGAGCCCTTTGATCGTACATTTACAGCGCTTAACAACTTTTCAGTCCTGGGTGTAAATGTGCATTTACTATTAAAAGGACACTATAAAAATAAG GACGTGTCCCGGTATCATAGTAAAATTCCGTATTTGGTGACGCTATCCGGAAGACAGGAGACTGCAGTACAGAAAATAATGGACAGTATCAAAGCTAATGAGCTGGATCCTGAGGAGATAGCACTTTATCATTCAATGCACAAGAAAGGCATACAGAAGCATATGGCCAGAGGATATGGCATATATG AAACAATGGATGAGAAAACAGTGATGCACTGTGAGAAGGCTGAGTACTTCGACGACGCTCGCAGACCACTGTGGTTCATGTACAGCGGGATGGGCTCGCAGTGGCCCGGTATGGGAATAGAACTCATGCGTATACCTGTCTTTGCTGCCGCTATAGAACG aTGTGACAAAGTTCTAAAGCCTAAAGGAGTAGATATAGTGAACATTATCACAAGCACCGATAAGTCGGTTTTGGACAACATACTCAATTGCTTTGTTGGTATCGCCGCCATACAGATTGGTCTGACTGATATTCTTCATGCTGTGGGACTCGTTGCAGATCACATAATCG GACATAGCGTTGGAGAGCTAGGTTGCGCGTATGCAGACGGCTGTTGTACTGCAGAGGAGATGATACTTATGGCTTACAGTCGAGGTCTCGTTTCAATAGAGACGACCTTTATTCGGGGGGCGATGGCTGCTGTAGGTCTTGGATATCAGCAG ATCTCAAAAATTTCTCCACCGGAGATAGACGTAGCTTGTCACAATGGACCCGACTCGTGCACAATCTCTGGTCCTGAGGATGCGGTACATAAGTTTGTGTCGCAGCTGACTGAACAGGGCATCTTCGCTAAAGCAGTCAAGTGCTCGAATATCGCTTACCATTCGCGTTACATTAGCAAGGCTG GTACTAAGTTACGGaaatatttaagtgaaattgtAAAACCCAAGTTGAGAAGCGATCGCTGGTTGTCAACATCTGTGGATCGTGATAGGTGGCATGAAGCTGCTGCTAAATATTCTTCAGCAGAATATCACACTAATAACTTGCTG CGTCCGGTGCTGTTCGAGGAGACGTCTCGATTGATCCCCAACAACGCGGTGCTGGTGGAGGTGGCGCCGCACGGACTGCTGCAGGCCATCCTCAAGCGCTCGCTGCCGCGCGCGTGCCGCCACGTGCCGCTCACGCGCCGCGCGCACCCCCGGCCCGCGCGCCTGCTGCTCGACGCGCTCGGCAC GCTCTACATGGCAGGCTACGACTTGGACGTTAGCGCTCTGTATCCGAGCATTGACTTTCCAGTGGCAACACAAACACGACAGCTTTCTCATTTAGTCGAATGGGTTCACACGGAGGAATGGAATGTACTACTCTATGAGGCAATTGATCAAACCTATACAGCAATATACCAACCAAAACTGACGGTCAATGAAGACGACTTCAAATTCTTAGAAGGATCGATCATTGAAG GTAAGAAAATATTCCCACTGGCGGGAGCGCTAGTATTTGTCTGGGACACTCTGACGATGATAACAGAGATGCCATTACGTGAAACATCAATAGAATTCCACAACCTGACGGTCCACAAACAGCCGCTGTTGAACGATACACGAATGTTAAGGCTGGTGGTGATGCTCCAGCGAGGAAGTGGACAGTTTGAA GTCACACATGAAGGAAATCCGGTGGTCGAAGGGAAAATCGTGGCAGTCAAAACAAACTATAGAGCTCCTTCGATTGACATCGTAGATGAAATGACGCTGAACAGTACGGATATCTACAAACTTCTTTATGAAAGAGGTTTTGAATACAG TTGCGGAGGTCTGTCTATAGAAAAGATTTCATTCAAAGACAAACCTATTCATCGACAACCTATTGTAATGCAAACGCTAAACTTTGTACCTTTCTATCAAGAAGCAAGTGAAGAT aTGTTGGATACTCTACTACATCTGCATCCTAAGGTTTTCCTGGTAACTGTTGGTGGCAATATGCTCTCTGAATACATTTCGTCATCGTATGTTCAAGTCTCGGCGGTTGGCAAGGAATCATCTAGGCTGTCATTGTTACGTAAGAAGTCGAAGCCTTTGTCAGCCGTTGCAGTGACTGTGGCCAGACCTGAGGATCTGCAGTGCTTGGTCGTGGCTAGGGCCAACTTACAACCTCACCAAAAACTGATTGCGTTCACCTCGTATCCTCCACCTAGTGATTTGAAACAAATCGTAAAGCAATGGAGAAGTCAACAGGACCGTAACCAAGTGTTCCTAGCGATGGTGAACGATAAGTATAAAGTAGATTTGAAGCAACTTCCGAGTTTTGAGCTGCCGTTTAACATATTCTATGAG AATACTTGGGGTGGGGAATATTACACGCCATCAAATAACTGTTCATATGATTGTGCCGCAGCTCTTCAGTGTCGTCAACTTGGTGATATTAATTCTTTATACTGGTTGCAAATTCCCAACGCTCGTAAACAGGAGGCTGATGACATTGATATACAGGTACACAttatattgaattga